GATAGCCAATCTTTTCCACTACGCCACACTGCTTGAGAGCTCACATAAGTCTGAGTAAATACTGATGTACATCTGAAATATGGtatgttagttttaaataaaatcaaatttattaataatgtaatgtaatgtatgtaataataatctttgtaaTGGTTAACAACTCACAAGTCAAACGACAGATGGAGACTCATACGGCAGATATCCGAGAGCAAGTAGAAGAACCAAATAAGAGCCTTGCACGATGCCTCTCCCCAATGTTCCAGATAGTTCTGTACCAATCCCATATAACCAGGCTTGTTTCTCCTCAGTTTTGTCTGATTTCCTTTCTTTTTCTCCTGGACAGATTTCGAAATTTTATGGTGGCGAGgctcttttttcttttttgtcttGCCAGCTTCATTTTGTACATCTTGAAGTATGAATTGCGATTTTTCTTCATCTTCATCATCAAGGGCATAATCCTCTTCTTCAAAACTCTTTTCCATATTTTTAGGCTTGTCTTGCTTTCTTTCCTTCTTTGTTAACTTTTCTGTATCATTCTTTACAAacacaaagttactttcacttTCCTGGTCAAAGCTTCCATTTTCTTCGCCAGTTATGTCATCCAGTGATGACCACTTGCGAGACATATTATTTCTCTTGTTCTTTGACTTTTTGTTGCTCTTTTGatgtttttcaatttcatcAGTATTTATATCACCAGATTCACTACCAGAAGATATAGTACTTGTATGAGGTTTCTTCTCAGTTTTAAGTTTGCTCTCCTCATTAACATGTTTTAggtttgttgaatttttttcagatttaagATTTGGTTTATTTGgagttttattttctgtattgCTCTGAGGTTGAACCTTCTTTGTTGCATCTGGTTgagtattttttgtgtttttggcTAACACATCCGAATAGCTTGGGCGCATTGGTTTTACTTCAGCGACTATACGTTTTTTATTACTTGTGTCAGCTAAAGGACCATTTTCATTTCTCTTAGGAGAATTATCCGGTTTTATCTGAGTCATTGACGGTTCCATGGTTGGATTGGTGTTTACAATTGTAGGTGCATCAGGGTGATTAAGAGGGTAATTTTGACCAAAGGGTGAATAAGTACCAGATGAGTTAGGTTCCCAATTTCCCAatacttcttttaaaaaattggATGTGGGTATATTAGATGTCTGATTAATGTTTTCTTGGTTATATGAGCTAGGTTGTATAGTGGCTGTTGATGGCTGCATGTGAACATTGTTATTCACATGAAACTCTTGGTTCAGTGTAAAAAGATGTGAGGGTTGTGTTTGCAGAGGAACATCACAAAGGCTTTGGTTATGGTTGAACAATTCATATTGCCCCGACATCGGGAATATAAGTTGCTGGTTGTTTTCATCATAAAAGACTCTGACAACCTGTCCATTACCTAAATTTAACATAGCATTGCCATAATTTTGTCGATTTACGTTCGGCATAGTATTGTATGTCATTTTATCGTCTTTATTTGAAGCGTTATCGCCTGTCTGCATGTTATAAggtttgttaatataaacatcaTTAGCAAAATTCGATCTTCCGTACATGTTTTCGGGTATTACAGTAGCATTCGGTGGTAACTTTGCTttctttaattcatttatacCACCAGGTGTACAATTCTCGCCGGTTTCCGCGTGATAGTTCCATGTATTGTCATTAAATCTTGGATCATCCTTTGGCGACCTTGCCATTATGAAGAAGATATAGCCAATGAATGTTAATATATAGACACTGTGTTGATTGTTGTACTAAGGATTTAGCATTGTTCTATTTCATAAAtagatttcaaaaaataaaatacttaaataattatgtgtattttatagACTTTTGACACTGCTATTTACGGTGACACTTCGATTGGCTGCGATACAGATTATGTAGTGCATGTAGTATGAATTTAATAGaagattataaaagataaatattattcgtaCTATATTATATCACAAACTATGGACTATAAAAACTAAACATCTA
This genomic stretch from Vanessa atalanta chromosome 5, ilVanAtal1.2, whole genome shotgun sequence harbors:
- the LOC125064256 gene encoding dnaJ homolog dnj-5; protein product: MARSPKDDPRFNDNTWNYHAETGENCTPGGINELKKAKLPPNATVIPENMYGRSNFANDVYINKPYNMQTGDNASNKDDKMTYNTMPNVNRQNYGNAMLNLGNGQVVRVFYDENNQQLIFPMSGQYELFNHNQSLCDVPLQTQPSHLFTLNQEFHVNNNVHMQPSTATIQPSSYNQENINQTSNIPTSNFLKEVLGNWEPNSSGTYSPFGQNYPLNHPDAPTIVNTNPTMEPSMTQIKPDNSPKRNENGPLADTSNKKRIVAEVKPMRPSYSDVLAKNTKNTQPDATKKVQPQSNTENKTPNKPNLKSEKNSTNLKHVNEESKLKTEKKPHTSTISSGSESGDINTDEIEKHQKSNKKSKNKRNNMSRKWSSLDDITGEENGSFDQESESNFVFVKNDTEKLTKKERKQDKPKNMEKSFEEEDYALDDEDEEKSQFILQDVQNEAGKTKKKKEPRHHKISKSVQEKKKGNQTKLRRNKPGYMGLVQNYLEHWGEASCKALIWFFYLLSDICRMSLHLSFDLCTSVFTQTYVSSQAVWRSGKDWLSKLGENKYLMYIDRKFGHTKFGFWRKLKWFKKETEMDNSNDATKLNSNIPLPATGEEAMKRLLACKGKDPYSILGVSVTCTDEEIKRYYRRQAFLVHPDKNQQPGAEEAFKILQHAFDLIGEPERRDAYERRAQESRHAEAAWGEFSVLLAQLHDKMEFAANTIRCTNCGRRHKRVLTERPCYAARYCAQCKIRHSAKEGDIWAESSMMGLLVMYYACMDGAVYQITQWASCQKKNLKQLRPDCHVVQYRIVLGNKAAAASDINQRPSTGHDPNLEEFLNNLYSKSGVSTNTASSKQPPAETTDAKKRRNKKPKV